In Salvelinus sp. IW2-2015 unplaced genomic scaffold, ASM291031v2 Un_scaffold4077, whole genome shotgun sequence, one genomic interval encodes:
- the cdhr5a gene encoding LOW QUALITY PROTEIN: cadherin-related family member 5 (The sequence of the model RefSeq protein was modified relative to this genomic sequence to represent the inferred CDS: inserted 3 bases in 3 codons; deleted 1 base in 1 codon; substituted 1 base at 1 genomic stop codon) has product MEPQPLISIFCTVSPDPVSIKENSTVDVLVARINCSDDVQLTVTENPAEAFYLRGTDLIAKRGLDFESLPSVDDALWGRVRCNRTGSRSVNVSVEVFIENVNDNPPNFAQSHYVLQVNELTPVNNSVGRIEATDIDSEPLYYRLEPATNRYLRLENANTPNILVQNIIDYDSVQKISLVLHVQDTYNVSESGEPSFTAVVTITVNVKDVDNRPPWFQPCVRTNLGXPQLCVSSGYRAKVNLTEKECDGALSLEPGPLYAKDXNRNRSELISYRILRGNEGSIFQIDEETGNISMAKAADIXSPITLTVLASQVTNRDQFAVTQVTIEVLRKSRNPPRFEKERYEGYIYSNSVPETMILRDRTSNRPFRVRARDEDFATGVNPDMRYEVQYSSYVNVTTEGFVLLKRIVKTESFALQIRAMDLSTGEFGTAALSVLVIPAVAVPLPSGAGYRXGDMALLGLVMAAILVLCFIVIGFLISRLKKGGATWIMGCDIRGQYEEKSEMIEFPTSNHQLEGRSWWVSPSGDAGLRKFRSMTLGESPVLQVVFEAAISPNRKTPRAGRQEGPRCYVCPGDRGRAIPWSDAERPPLWLLRPVRQPQPTAQPGQQPARGGGVGGGGDKDGMRSILAKGEGRKEGSQCGFKENEDASGIEVESSRILWVRRRRLEEEVLDMEEDGGGRQSMLVDRDRLVGMATGEPWRV; this is encoded by the exons ATGGAACCCCAGCCCTTAATCTCTATCT TCTGTACAGTATCTCCTGACCCTGTGTCTATAAAAGAAAACAGCACTGTGGACGTCCTCGTAGCCAGGATCAACTGTAGTGATGATGTTCAGCTGACCGTCACGGAGAACCCTGCGGAGGCGTTCTACCTGCGGGGGACGGACCTCATCGCCAAGAGAGGACTGGACTTTGAG tccctgcccagTGTGGATGATGCTCTGTGGGGCCGGGTGCGCTGCAACAGAACTGGCTCCAGATCA GTGAACGTGTCCGTTGAAGTTTTCATTGAAAATGTGAACGATAATCCTCCAAACTTCGCTCAGAGTCATTACGTTCTCCAGGTGAACGAG CTGACTCCTGTGAACAACAGTGTTGGTCGGATAGAGGCCACCGACATTGATTCTGAGCCACTGTACTATCGTTTAGAGCCAGCCACG AACAGGTATCTACGACTGGAGAATGCCAACACCCCCAACATACTGGTGCAAAACATCATCGACTACGACTCCGTCCAAAAGATCTCCCTTGTCTTACATGTACAG GACACGTACAACGTTTCTGAGTCTGGCGAGCCTTCGTTCACTGCCGTGGTGACTATCACGGTTAACGTGAAGGACGTTGACAACCGTCCACCGTGGTTCCAGCCCTGTGTCAGAACCAACCTGGGATAGCCACAACTGTGTGTCAGCTCCGGCTACAGGGCAAAGGTCAACCTcacagagaaagagtgt GATGGTGCTTTATCTCTGGAGCCTGGTCCGTTATACGCCAAGG AGAACAGAAACAGGAGTGAGCTGATCAGCTACAGGATACTTAGAG GGAATGAAGGCAGCATCTTCCAGATCGACGAGGAGACGGGGAACATCTCCATGGCCAAAGCGGCAGACA GCAGCCCAATAACCCTCACTGTCCTG GCCTCCCAGGTCACCAACAGGGACCAGTTTGCGGTGACTCAGGTCACCATCGAGGTGCTGAGGAAGAGCAGGAACCCTCCGCGGTTTGAGAAGGAGCGTTATGAAGGATACATCTACAGTAACTCAGTCCCAGAGACCATGATCCTACGAGACAGAACCTCCAACAGACCGTTCAGGGTCAGGGCCAGAGACGAGGACTTTGCCACC ggtgTAAACCCAGACATGAGATATGAGGTGCAGTACAGCAGTTATGTCAACGTGACAACTGAAGGGTTTGTTCTTCTCAAAAGGATAGTGAAGACAGAGTCCTTCGCTCTGCAG attcgtGCTATGGACCTGTCTACAGGGGAGTTTGGTACAGCGGCCCTCTCTGTCCTGGTTATACCAG CTGTGGCGGTTCCTTTGCCCTCGGGGGCAGGGTACC GCGGGGACATGGCTCTGCTAGGATTGGtcatggcagccatcttggtt CTCTGCTTCATCGTGATTGGCTTCCTGATCTCCCGCCTGAAGAAAGGAGGCGCAACCTGGATAA TGGGATGTGACATCAGAGGTCAGTATGAGGAGAAGTCAGAGATGATAGAGTTCCCCACTAGTAATCACCAGTTGGAGGGCCGTTCATGGTGGGTTTCTCCCAGTGGGGATGCTGGATTGAGGAAGTTCCGCAGCATGACACTTGGTGAAAGTCCTGTCCTGCAAGTTGTTTTTGAGGCGGCCATTAGCCCTAACAGGAAG ACGCCCAGAGCCGGTAGACAAGAGGGGCCGAGGTGCTATGTCTGTCCTGGGGACAGAGGCAGGGCCATCCCCTGGAGCGACGCCGAGCGACCGCCACTGTGGCTTCTGCGGCCTGTACGCCAACCACAACCAACAGCCCAGCCCGGCCAGCAGCCTGCTAGGGGAGGGGGggtcggaggaggaggagacaaggACGGGATGAGGTCCATCCTCGCCaagggggaaggaaggaaggagggaagtcAGTGTGGTTTTAAGGAGAACGAGGATGCGTCTGGGATCGAGGTGGAGTCATCCCGGATACTCTGGGTCAGgaggaggagactggaggaggaggtgttggacatggaggaagatggaggggggagacagagcaTGTTAGTAGACAGAGATCGATTGGTGGGCATGGCGACAGGAGAGCCATGGAGAGTCTGA